The following are encoded together in the Oreochromis aureus strain Israel breed Guangdong linkage group 18, ZZ_aureus, whole genome shotgun sequence genome:
- the pigr gene encoding polymeric immunoglobulin receptor translates to MPRLSILTLSLLPWIPVVLCWVTTVDEVSVLEGGSITVPCRYDPKYANHVKYWCSGSMREFCTSLARTDETSSTNPSKDKVSIFDDPAQEMFTVTMNNLKETQSGWYLCGVELGNGWKADDVAYTKVKVIHGVSVVNSMVSGEEGSSVTVQCLYSERFRESEKKWCRSGGWSSCLSTGSEGSYEDTSVAISDDRTGTFTVTLKKLQMRDAGWYLCSAGQQQVAVQVQVRPRASTTTEPVTSPPTPSQSAVYLPPPKPITKESWNSHRYMLESIAVCSSLLLLVGLAVLARKLWILHKEDSELRHFKEMKERFPDNPSGMSDLQHVPIAFHNKATMDVRAY, encoded by the exons ATGCCGCGACTCTCTATACTCACGCTCAGCCTGTTACCATGGATCCCAG TTGTTCTCTGCTGGGTGACCACTGTAGACGAGGTTAGTGTCCTGGAGGGTGGATCCATCACTGTCCCGTGTCGATATGACCCTAAGTATGCTAACCATGTCAAATACTGGTGTAGTGGGAGCATGAGAGAGTTCTGCACCAGCTTGGCTCGAACTGACGAGACCTCCTCGACCAATCCAAGTAAAGACAAAGTGAGCATTTTTGATGACCCGGCCCAGGAGATGTTCACAGTGACCATGAACAACCTGAAAGAGACGCAGTCTGGGTGGTACTTGTGTGGTGTGGAATTAGGTAATGGGTGGAAGGCCGATGATGTTGCTTACACTAAAGTGAAAGTCATTCACG GTGTGTCAGTCGTGAACAGCATGGTGAGTGGGGAAGAAGGAAGTAGTGTCACGGTTCAATGCCTTTACAGTGAAAGATTCAG AGAAAGTGAGAAGAAGTGGTGTCGGAGCGGAGGCTGGAGCTCCTGTCTGTCGACGGGTTCTGAAGGGAGTTACGAAGATACTTCAGTGGCCATCAGCGATGACAGAACTGGGACTTTCACTGTAACCTTAAAGAAGCTGCAGATGAGAGATGCTGGCTGGTATTTATGTTCTGCAGGGCAGCAGCAAGTAGCCGTACAGGTTCAGGTCAGACCACGCGCCTCTACTA CGACAGAGCCTGTGACATCCCCACCTACTCCGAGTCAGTCTGCTGTGTACCTCCCTCCACCCAAACCCATCACTAAGGAGTCCTGGAACAGTCACCG TTACATGTTGGAGTCTATAGCGGTGTGTTCGTCTCTCCTGCTCCTTGTGGGCTTGGCTGTATTGGCAAGAAAGTTGTGGATACTGCACA AGGAGGATTCTGAACTTAGACACTTTAAGGAGATGAAAGAGAGATTCCCT GATAATCCATCGGGCATGAGTGACCTGCAACATGTTCCTATTGCTTTCCATAACAAAGCTACCATGGACGTACGTGCTTACTAA
- the dad1 gene encoding dolichyl-diphosphooligosaccharide--protein glycosyltransferase subunit DAD1: MSNSVISVISRFLDEYGTTTPNKLKVVDAYLLYILLTGALQFLYCLLVGTFPFNSFLSGFISCVGSFILAVCLRIQINPQNKGDFLSISPERAFADFLFAHTVLHLVVMNFIG; the protein is encoded by the exons ATGTCCAACTCAGTGATATCTGTTATTTCTCGGTTTCTGGACGAGTACGGCACCACGACGCCCAACAAACTCAAAGTGGTGGACGCATATCTGCTGTACATCTTGTTAACTGGAGCCCTGCAGTTCCTCTACTGTCTCCTCGTCGGCACCTTTCCATTCAATAGCTTTCTCTCGGGCTTCATCTCTTGCGTGGGCTCTTTTATTCTCGCAG tgtgtcTTCGTATCCAGATCAACCCACAGAACAAAGGAGATTTTCTGTCCATCTCCCCAGAGAGAGCCTTCGCCGACTTCCTGTTTGCTCACACCGTCCTCCATCTCGTTGTGATGAATTTCATTGGCTGA
- the abhd4 gene encoding (Lyso)-N-acylphosphatidylethanolamine lipase, giving the protein MDNPATIAPVQSDCETETSSAWSWWPSWRPTSMSLLKTTESKILACIQNDLWARFVTLQNQYRIWTLTITNKAVRKPVEQAPKTPLVMVHGFGGGVGLWIRNLDALSRSRPVYAFDLLGFGRSSRPPFPSDATKAEEQFVDSIEQWRQSVGLENMILLGHSLGGYLATSYAIQYPSRVSHLILVDPWGFPERPKVQNQQGQGTDVVKRPSPPRWVKAILAVVTLFNPLAVIRAAGPLGPGLVNRFRPDFKRKFEDLFDDDTMTQYIYHCNAQTPSGEVGFRAMTESLGWAKRPMLDRVHQLPASMPVTLLYGAQSWVDSSSGDRMAQIRNHSNTRVLLINEASHHVYADQPGEFNRVVENICKSVN; this is encoded by the exons ATGGATAACCCTGCGACCATAGCACCTGTGCAGAGCGATTGTGAAACAGA GACAAGTTCAGCTTGGAGCTGGTGGCCTTCCTGGCGCCCTACCTCCATGTCCCTTTTGAAGACAACTGAATCTAAGATTCTTGCCT GTATTCAGAATGATCTATGGGCCAGATTTGTGACCCTACAAAACCAGTACCGGATATGGACTCTGACCATCACCAACAAGGCGGTTCGCAAACCTGTAGAACAAG CGCCTAAGACTCCACTGGTGATGGTTCACGGCTTTGGAGGAGGGGTGGGTCTGTGGATCAGGAACCTAGACGCCCTGAGCCGGTCACGGCCCGTCTACGCATTTGACCTCCTTGGTTTTGGCAGGAGTTCCAGGCCTCCCTTCCCTTCAGATGCTACCAAGGCAGAGGAGCAGTTTGTGGACTCCATTGAACAGTGGAGGCAGTCTGTAGGCCTGGAGAACATGATTCTGCTGGGACACAGCCTGGGGGGTTACCTGGCGACCTCCTATGCCATTCAGTATCCATCTAG aGTATCACACCTTATCCTGGTAGATCCCTGGGGTTTTCCAGAGCGACCAAAGGTCCAGAACCAGCAGGGCCAGGGGACAGATGTGGTGAAGAGGCCGTCCCCTCCCCGCTGGGTGAAGGCTATCCTAGCAGTCGTTACCCTCTTCAACCCACTTGCTGTGATTAGAGCAGCGGGACCGTTGG GTCCGGGCTTAGTGAACAGATTCCGTCCTGATTTCAAAAGGAAGTTTGAAGATCTGTTTGATGACGACACCATGACCCAGTACATCTACCACTGTAACGCACAAACACCAAG TGGAGAGGTGGGTTTCAGGGCCATGACGGAGTCCTTGGGATGGGCTAAGAGGCCGATGCTGGATCGGGTTCATCAGCTGCCTGCCTCCATGCCTGTCACTCTGCTGTATGGAGCACAGTCCTGGGTGGACAGCTCATCCGGAGACAGAATGGCTCAGATTAGGAACCACTCCAACACCAGAGTGCTG CTGATAAATGAAGCCTCCCATCATGTGTACGCTGATCAACCAGGGGAGTTCAACAGAGTTGTTGAAAATATTTGTAAATCTGTGAACTGA